The Mesorhizobium sp. M3A.F.Ca.ET.080.04.2.1 genome contains the following window.
AGGGGCGCCCATGCGATCAAGGGGTTTGCCGAGCCGGAGCTGGTCTGGCGCGCGCTCAGTCACAAGCGCGAGGTCGACCGCTTCTTCGCCTTCGGGCGGCTGAGCAGTCCGCTCATCGATCGCGAGGCCGAGCTCGCCACGATCGCCGAAGCATGGGACAGCGCCATTGCGGGAAACGGCGGCGTGGTGGTGATCGAGGGCGAGGCGGGGATCGGCAAGTCGCGCATTCTTCACGAAGTGCGCCGGCGCACGCGTCACCAGCGCGCGAAACTGCTGTTCTTCCAGTGCACGCCCGCCGGCTCGCGCTCGGCGCTGCATCCGCTGCTGCAGAACGTACGCGGCGATCTCGCCGGCAACGAAGGCCAGCTGAGCGCTGCCGCCGTGGCGGAAGCATTCCGCGATAATGACGTCCGCGATCCTGAAATCATCGATATCTTTTCGTTCCTGCTCGGCGCAGCGGGAGCCGATCCGATGCTCAAGGAGATCGACGCCGAGGCGATGCGCGCGAAAGCCAATTGGGCGGTTCGCCACGCGCTCGAAGCCCTGTGCGCCAGCGGGCCGATTATCCTGGTGGTCGAGGACATCCATTGGATCGATCTGACGTCGAGACAATTGTTGGCTGAACTCGCACAGGCGGCCCGTCACTTCCGGGCGCTTGTCATCGCGACCACGCGCCCTGAATCCGGGAGCTGGCTGGCAGCATCGAATCCAAGGCATATCTCGCTAAATCCGCTCAATCGCGAGCAAACGCGGCTGGCGATCGCGGCCATGTGGCCGCAAGGCAAGCCGTCAACTTCCTCGGAATTGCTCGACGTGGTGGAACGCGTGACCGGAGGCGTCCCGCTGTTCATCGAAGAAATCTGCCAGTGGATGACCGAGAACGCGGCCTCAGCAACGGATCGGCTGGCGCAGACCGAGACGCGCAGTCATGCCTCGGTGTTCGAAAGCGTGATCGAGGCCAGGCTCGAAACCCTGGGGCCGGCACGCGAAGTCGCGCGCGCTGCGGCCGTCGCGGGCAATCGCTTCAATCAGGAATTGCTGCACGCGCTGTTGCCGGAGCTCGACGACGAAATCATCGCAAACGCGCTGGATTTGCTGAGTGAGGCCGGGTTCCTGATCCGTGTGCGGCCTTCCGGCGCTCCGGTCTACGGCGTGCGCCATGCGCTTATCCAGGAGACGATCTACAACGCAACGCTGCGCAAGAGACGGCAGGCCTTGCATCGCCGCCTGTTTGCCGCGGTGAGCCGCAATCGAAACCTGGCCGGGTGGCTGGGCACCGCCGAGGTCGCCGAGCATGCAGAGCGCGCAGGCCTTCTGGAGGACGCGATCGCTCAGTTCGTGATCGCAGGCACGGAAAGCTCGTCCCGCTCGGCGATGGCGGAAGCGAGGCAGATACTAGAGCATGCATTGGCGCTCTGCGGGCGCGTTGCGGCAGCCGACACGCGAGACGCGCTGCGGCTATCGGCAATGATCGTGCTCGGTCCCATCCTGACCGCTGTCGAAGGTCCGAACTCGGCGCCCGCCCGCAAATTATACGAGGACGGCGTGGTGATCGCCCGGCGGCGGCCGGTGGCCGAGCGGGCCAAGTGGTTCCCGATCTACTGGGGCTGGTGGTTTACGGATACCGTCATGGACGGCGAGCGCGCGGAGGTCGTGCTCAGCGATCTCAGGGATGTCGAGGATGCCGAAGTGCAACTCCAGGCCAGGCATTGCGTGTGGGCAATCGACTTCAATCTTGGCCGCCACGACCGCTGCATCGCGGCCGTCGACGCCGGACTGTCGCTCTATGAGCACGGCCAGGGCAAAGCCCATGCTGCGTTGTTCGGCGGGCATGATGCGAGGGTCTGCGGGCTCGCCCACCGCGCCTTGTCAATGTGGTTCGTCGGAAAGCCGGCAAGCGCGCTCCATTCGATGTCGGAAGCTAGGAGCTGGGCGCAGCAAACCGGACATGCCAGCAGCATAGCGCATGCCTACCTCAACGAGGCGATGCTGCATTGCTATCGCCGCGATTTTTCGATGCTGCGAAGCGTGATAGCGGATCTGCGCCACTTGACCGGGCGTCATCATATGCCCGCCCTCGCCGCCGCAGTGCAGATCTTCGAAGGCTGGTGCGACGGCAACGCCGGCCAGGTCGAGGGCGGCAGGGATAAAATGCGGCAGGGCCTCGGCCTCCATGGGGAGTTCCAGACGCCTGAGGACGAACCGGTCTATTGCGGCATGCTGGCGGAGCTTTTGACAAGAACTGCCGAGGTCGATGAGGCGCTCGCTCTGCTGGACTCGGCCGTGGCGCAGGCCAAGGCCGGCGGCAGCCGCTTCTGGCTGGCAGAACTCTACAGGCGAAGAGCGGAGCTACTCCTTCTCCAGGGCGATGCGAACGCGAACGTAGTCGCTGCCCTCGAAAAGAGCATCGCCATAGCCGCGGAGCAAGGCGCCGTGCCTTTCCTCGTCAGTACATACGAAAGCCTTCAATCATCAGGCCTGTCACCTGAACTGTCGTCACGCTATCGCGATCGGGTCGAACGTGCGAAATCCGCTCTCGAGCCGGGCGCCTCGCTGATCGTCAATCCCGAACCGGCTGTTCGGCGCTAGCTGACCCTGCAAGAGCATCCGCTATGCTGGAGCGATACAAACGCCTCGGTCCGCCGCCCGACGAGGCGCTGGCGAGGCTGATGAAGATGCGCGGAGGCCTTGGCATTACGCGGATCGCCGACATTACCGGACTCGACCAACTCGGGATCCCGGTCGTGCAGGTGACAAGACCTTTCTCGCTCTCCAACGCGGTCGCGCAAGGCAAGGGCGCCACGCTGGCGCAAGCCGCGATATCGGCCATGCTGGAATCGGCCGAGACCTTCTTTGCAGAGCAGGTGGCGAATTTCGACATAGTCGTCGGCTCCGCCGATCAATTGCGCATCCCGCCCGGTCGTTTCGAAAGGCATCTCCAGGGGGGCGCCGCGCCCGGATGGCGCGGTAGGGACACGGCGTGGGTAGCCGCGGATAATCTTCTTACCGGCAGCCGCGACCTGGTCCCGTTCGAGCTCGCGCACACCGCGTATGTGTTGCCGTCCCTGCCCCACGACGGCATTTTCGCGGCATCGACGAGCGGTTTGGCGGCAGGCTTCGAGGAGCCGGATGCCATCGTTCATGGCATGCTTGAATGCATCGAACGCGATGCGATCGCCACGGCATACCGGACCCACGGTTTTTTCCACCGTCAACGCATCGATCCCGAGACGATCGATGATCCGTCGCTCCGCGATCTCCTGGAAACTTTGGCGGCCAAGAACGTGCTGGTCGGCCTTTGGCAGGCTTTGTCGCCGTTGGGCATCCCGGTGGTGTGGTGTCATCTGCTGGAAGACGAACCGACGGAAACCGTCCATTTGGATCATCCGGCTGATGGCTCGGCTGCGGGTTTCAGTTTTGCCGGCGCGGCGGCGCACGCCATCTACGAAGCGGCCCAGGCCCGTCTAGCGGCGATCTCGGGCGCACGCGATGACCTGACACGCGCGTCCTATCCGAAATACCCCGATCGGCAGATGATCGCAGCGCATCGCCGGCTCCTCCGCGATGGACCGCGCAGCGTGGATTTGCGCGCGGTGACCGAGCAGAGGTTCAACACGGCGTCGGACGGGCTGTCGGTCCTCTTGGCAATTCTCGAAGAGAGAGGGTTCGATGCGGTTCACCTGGTCCGGGTGCGAACGCGACCGTTCGATGCCCTGTCGGTTGTCAGGATCGTCATTCCTGCCTTGCAGCCGCTTTTGCAGGGGTAGAGATTATGCGCCCGAAACTCGTCTTCACCGGCCCTACCGTGTCCCATGCCGACGCATTGAAGGTCGTCGATGCGGTATGCCTTCCGCCCGCCGTGCAAGGCTCGATCGTTTCGGCCGTGCAGCATTTCGACCCGAGTGCGATCCTTATCATAGACGGCGGTTTTCAGGCTGAGCCGGCGGTTCGGCACAAGGAAATCCTGTGGGCTCTCAGCCGCGGCATCCATGTCGTCGGCGCGGCCAGCATGGGTGCCCTTCGAGCAGCCGAGCTGTTCCCCCATATGCAAGGCGTCGGGCTTATCTACCGATGGTATCGTCGCTTCGCCTTTGCACCCGACGACGCAGTAGCGGTATTGCATGGACCGGCCGAGGTGAATTTCGCTCAATTGACGCATGCGCTGATTGACCTGCGCCGGACCCTTCGCGCCGCTTGCCGGCGCGGCGTGATTTCACCCGAACAGCAGGCGAGGCTCGAGAGTGCGGCACAGGCCTTCAACTTTCGCGAACGCACCCTGGCACGGATGGTCCGGGATGCGCACGACGACAAGGACGACGTCGGGAGATTGTGCAGGGAGCTCGGCGCGGCTTTCGTCCAGCAAAAAAAGCAAGATGCCCTGCGGGCACTCGAACTTTTGCGGGACCAAGCATTTGAAAAAGCACACCCCATGCCGGAATTGCAGCTAACCTCCGCCTTTTCCAAGGATATGGACGATGCGGGGCTGGCGCTCTAGGCCGTGACCTCTTGGCGGCCGGCGATTTACGCAACGTAAGCGCCGTGATAGCGTGCTAGCGTCAGAGGGGGCCAAGCAATTGGACGCGGTCGATCGTGTCGTTGCGCAAGATCGGTTTCTGGGAACGCGGTTCCTAGTCTACCCGCAGGTCCCTCATCTTTCGGGTTACGGAACACCCGAAACAGTATGGATTTCAACTCCACCCGATCTGATCCGCTCCGGCCCGGAAGATCACCGCATCTACGTTCGCGATCCGCTCCTCGACAAGGAGCCTTACGACTACCCTTATCTGCCACCGTTTGTCGGGGAAATCTTTCCGCCTGCAGAGGCTGGCTTTGACGGCCATTTCGATCAGCTTTCCCTAACCTCGCGACAGTTCCTTTCTGCGCACGCTTTCGCCTCGGTCAGCCGCGTGCTGGACATCTGGGAAAGCTACCTCGGCAAACCGATTGTCTGGTATTTTGCCGAGACGTACGAGCGGCTCGAAATCATCCCCTTCGTCGACTGGGAGAACGCGCAATCGGGCTATGGCTATCTGGAACTCGGCCGAGAGCGCGGCATCGACGGAGGCAAGTATCCCTATGCGCTCAACTTTGATGTGATCGCACATGAGGTCGGCCACGCAATCTTGTTTTCGTTGTTCGGGACACCAGCCGGCGCCCTGACTCAAGGCGATTTCGGACCGTTCCACGAAGCCTGCTCGGATCTGGTCTCGCTCTTGTCCTTCCTGAATTTCGACAGCGGCATGGACCGGCTGCTGCGGCACTGCGACGGCAACCTGCTTGTTCTCAATGAATTGAACCGGATTGCCGAATTGACTGGCGATCGGCAGATCCGCCTCGCCAGCAACGCACGCCGTATGTCGGAGGTGACGGCGGAAATCCATGACAGGTCACGGCCGTTCACGGGAGCTGTGTTCGACACGATCGTCGACATCTACCACGCGGCATTGGTGCACGAGGGCTTGGCCGACGAGCGGCTGCTGGGGATCGATATCAAGGGTCTCGACCAATCCGACATGCAGCGCATCTCGGATTTCACGTCCCGCGCCTTCCACGCTCGGCCCTTCATGTTCAAGAGCATGCTGATCAGAGCAAGGGACGAGGTGGCTCTCGCACTTGCTCAGGCATGGCCACGCCTCGATGCGGATGACCTGTCGTTCGAAAAGGCCGCGGCGTTGGTGGTGGACGCCAGCGATCGCGTCGCGCCGATGCTCGCGGAAAAATTCGATGAGAACTTCAGCTGGCGGGAGATCTTGTGAACTGAAGGATGCAGCAAAAAGGAGCGAGGAACATGAGCGACGACTATCACCGACCGACACTAACGTTTCCATCAGGCGCTTACAACGCAACACAGGTCAGGCTCTATGGCTTGGGGGCGGAAATTGGACTCA
Protein-coding sequences here:
- a CDS encoding AAA family ATPase, encoding MSERSPVALPAAPVATGFLGGNGNNPSEARHERRILTALCYDLVGSTDLLAILDIEEFEELISAFQRATRQAVASCSGAVQVEVGDGGVALFPAEIDAKDAASLAIRAGLEIIDACRHVGSDKGRADLHVRVGIATSMTLIHKGDADTGHDNVTGPAFAMATRLQAIAQPDTVVVSDATRNLARRSHVFSFRGAHAIKGFAEPELVWRALSHKREVDRFFAFGRLSSPLIDREAELATIAEAWDSAIAGNGGVVVIEGEAGIGKSRILHEVRRRTRHQRAKLLFFQCTPAGSRSALHPLLQNVRGDLAGNEGQLSAAAVAEAFRDNDVRDPEIIDIFSFLLGAAGADPMLKEIDAEAMRAKANWAVRHALEALCASGPIILVVEDIHWIDLTSRQLLAELAQAARHFRALVIATTRPESGSWLAASNPRHISLNPLNREQTRLAIAAMWPQGKPSTSSELLDVVERVTGGVPLFIEEICQWMTENAASATDRLAQTETRSHASVFESVIEARLETLGPAREVARAAAVAGNRFNQELLHALLPELDDEIIANALDLLSEAGFLIRVRPSGAPVYGVRHALIQETIYNATLRKRRQALHRRLFAAVSRNRNLAGWLGTAEVAEHAERAGLLEDAIAQFVIAGTESSSRSAMAEARQILEHALALCGRVAAADTRDALRLSAMIVLGPILTAVEGPNSAPARKLYEDGVVIARRRPVAERAKWFPIYWGWWFTDTVMDGERAEVVLSDLRDVEDAEVQLQARHCVWAIDFNLGRHDRCIAAVDAGLSLYEHGQGKAHAALFGGHDARVCGLAHRALSMWFVGKPASALHSMSEARSWAQQTGHASSIAHAYLNEAMLHCYRRDFSMLRSVIADLRHLTGRHHMPALAAAVQIFEGWCDGNAGQVEGGRDKMRQGLGLHGEFQTPEDEPVYCGMLAELLTRTAEVDEALALLDSAVAQAKAGGSRFWLAELYRRRAELLLLQGDANANVVAALEKSIAIAAEQGAVPFLVSTYESLQSSGLSPELSSRYRDRVERAKSALEPGASLIVNPEPAVRR
- a CDS encoding YcaO-like family protein translates to MLERYKRLGPPPDEALARLMKMRGGLGITRIADITGLDQLGIPVVQVTRPFSLSNAVAQGKGATLAQAAISAMLESAETFFAEQVANFDIVVGSADQLRIPPGRFERHLQGGAAPGWRGRDTAWVAADNLLTGSRDLVPFELAHTAYVLPSLPHDGIFAASTSGLAAGFEEPDAIVHGMLECIERDAIATAYRTHGFFHRQRIDPETIDDPSLRDLLETLAAKNVLVGLWQALSPLGIPVVWCHLLEDEPTETVHLDHPADGSAAGFSFAGAAAHAIYEAAQARLAAISGARDDLTRASYPKYPDRQMIAAHRRLLRDGPRSVDLRAVTEQRFNTASDGLSVLLAILEERGFDAVHLVRVRTRPFDALSVVRIVIPALQPLLQG
- a CDS encoding TfuA-like protein; its protein translation is MRPKLVFTGPTVSHADALKVVDAVCLPPAVQGSIVSAVQHFDPSAILIIDGGFQAEPAVRHKEILWALSRGIHVVGAASMGALRAAELFPHMQGVGLIYRWYRRFAFAPDDAVAVLHGPAEVNFAQLTHALIDLRRTLRAACRRGVISPEQQARLESAAQAFNFRERTLARMVRDAHDDKDDVGRLCRELGAAFVQQKKQDALRALELLRDQAFEKAHPMPELQLTSAFSKDMDDAGLAL